From the genome of Syngnathus acus chromosome 24, fSynAcu1.2, whole genome shotgun sequence, one region includes:
- the LOC119118288 gene encoding N-lysine methyltransferase SMYD2-B-like, which produces MSGTDGVESFESPDKGRGLRVSRAFHVGELLFSCPPYACVLSAQERGACCDFCFNRKESLARCGKCKKAHYCNGKCQKGDWAAHKLECSAMVAYGENWRPSESSRLVARILAKKKMQQERSASERILLVGDMQSHVEDTDKEKGDNIQADAAGLHRFYSKHLDFPDSKELLSLFSQVSCNGFTIEDEELSQVGTAIYPDVALLNHSCVPNAIVTFKGRDAEVRAVRDMKAGDEVLISYIDLLYPTDDRNERLRESYYFTCDCEECRSRCKDKLKLKVRKRGEPADAEAMMRCARKSIRDFQELKRVKTPSELLETCEQTLEKMGGVLDDANVYMLHFDYQAMGVCVYQGDVHAAVRYGEMLLQPFSQLYPAYSLNVSSLYLKLSRLYLALDRRSAGVAALQQAMSIMQVAHGKDHPYVRELRERLTS; this is translated from the exons ATGAGCGGCACGGACGGCGTGGAGAGCTTCGAGAGCCCGGACAAAGGGCGAGGCCTCCGGGTAAGCAGAGCCTTCCACGTCGGGGAGCTGCTCTTCTCCTGCCCGCCCTACGCTTGCGTCCTCTCGGCCCAAGAGCGGGGAGCCTGCTGCGACTTTTGCTTCAACAG GAAGGAGAGCCTGGCTAGATGTGGAAAGTGCAAGAAAGCCCACTACTGCAATGGCAAATGTCAG AAGGGCGACTGGGCGGCGCACAAGCTGGAGTGCTCGGCCATGGTGGCCTACGGCGAGAACTGGCGCCCGTCGGAGAGCAGCCGCCTGGTGGCTCGAATCCTGGCCAAGaag aAAATGCAGCAAGAAAGAAGTGCGTCCGAGAGGATCCTGCTGGTCGGAGACATGCAGTCAC ACGTGGAGGACACAGACAAGGAGAAAGGAGACAACATCCAGGCGGACGCAGCCGGACTACATCGCTTTTACTCCAAACATTTGGACTTTCCCGACTCCAAAGAGCTTCTCTCGCTTTTCTCACAG GTTTCCTGTAATGGCTTCACAATAGAGGATGAGGAATTGTCCCAAGTGGGCACTGCAATCTACCCAGA TGTAGCGTTGCTCAACCACAGTTGCGTTCCCAACGCCATTGTGACCTTCAAGGGTCGCGATGCTGAGGTGCGGGCCGTCCGGGACATGAAGGCTGGAGATGAA GTGTTGATCAGTTACATCGACCTGCTCTACCCGACAGACGACCGCAACGAAAGACTCCGAGAGTCCTACTACTTCACCTGCGACTGCGAAGAGTGTCGCAGCAGATGCAAA GACAAGCTGAAGCTGAAAGTGCGCAAGCGTGGCGAACCGGCGGACGCCGAGGCCATGATGCGCTGCGCTCGCAAAAGCATCCGGGACTTCCAGGAACTCAAACGTGTGAAAA CCCCTAGCGAGCTTCTGGAGACGTGCGAGCAGACCCTGGAGAAGATGGGCGGCGTGCTGGACGACGCCAACGTCTACATGTTGCACTTCGACTACCAGGCCATGGGCGTGTGCGTCTACCAGGGAGACGTCCACGCTGCCGTGCGCTATGGAGAGATGCTCCTTCAACCATTCAG CCAGCTGTATCCGGCCTACTCGCTCAACGTGTCGTCTTTGTACCTGAAGCTGTCCCGACTCTACCTGGCCTTGGACAGACGCTCGGCAGGGGTCGCCGCGCTCCAGCAG GCAATGAGCATCATGCAAGTGGCCCACGGGAAAGACCATCCCTACGTCCGAGAACTGCGCGAGCGACTCACCTCATAG